Proteins co-encoded in one Deltaproteobacteria bacterium genomic window:
- the map gene encoding type I methionyl aminopeptidase — MIQIKSRDEIAILRKSNRIVARVLRHLKEITSPGRTGTDLDRIAERMIHGMGGVPAFKGYRGYPANICVSVNEQVVHGIPDSRVFEEGDIVSLDLGVIYRGYVGDAAITFPVGTVDPESNRLLEVTETALMKGIEQAREGNRLFDISHAIQSHVEANGFSVVRDFTGHGIGRQMHEDPQIPNFGRAGTGDRLRAGMVLALEPMVNAGDWRVRVLDNGWTVVTADGKRSAHFEHSIAITDGEPEILSLP; from the coding sequence ATGATACAGATCAAATCGAGGGATGAGATTGCGATTCTCCGGAAGAGCAACCGGATCGTCGCACGGGTTCTCCGGCATCTCAAAGAGATCACAAGCCCGGGCAGGACGGGAACCGATCTGGACCGCATAGCCGAGAGGATGATCCACGGGATGGGAGGGGTCCCTGCATTCAAGGGCTATCGGGGATATCCCGCAAACATCTGTGTCTCTGTCAATGAGCAGGTGGTACACGGAATCCCCGATTCGCGCGTCTTTGAAGAGGGGGATATTGTGAGTCTCGATCTCGGGGTGATTTACAGGGGGTATGTGGGGGATGCGGCCATCACCTTCCCGGTGGGTACGGTTGACCCGGAATCGAATCGGCTGCTGGAGGTTACAGAGACTGCCCTTATGAAGGGGATCGAGCAGGCCAGAGAGGGGAATCGCCTCTTTGATATCTCCCATGCCATTCAGTCCCATGTGGAGGCCAATGGTTTTTCCGTGGTCAGGGATTTCACCGGTCACGGGATCGGAAGGCAGATGCACGAAGATCCTCAGATTCCGAACTTCGGGAGGGCTGGAACCGGTGATCGCCTCAGGGCCGGCATGGTGCTGGCCCTGGAGCCGATGGTGAATGCCGGAGACTGGCGTGTCAGGGTCCTCGACAACGGGTGGACCGTGGTTACCGCCGACGGAAAACGGTCGGCCCATTTCGAACACTCAATCGCCATCACCGATGGAGAACCAGAGATACTCAGCCTCCCCTGA
- a CDS encoding 30S ribosomal protein S21, giving the protein MADVRIRENESFENALRRFKKQCEKAGILSEVRRREHYEKPSVKRKRKALAARKRAMKRFRKMMQRG; this is encoded by the coding sequence ATGGCTGATGTTAGAATTCGCGAAAACGAGTCTTTTGAAAATGCCCTGAGGCGTTTCAAGAAGCAGTGTGAAAAGGCTGGGATCCTTTCCGAGGTCCGGAGGAGAGAGCACTACGAGAAGCCGAGCGTGAAGAGAAAGAGGAAGGCCCTGGCCGCGAGAAAGAGGGCCATGAAGAGGTTCAGAAAGATGATGCAACGGGGTTGA
- a CDS encoding adenylosuccinate lyase, translated as MISRYTRDRMGRIWTDQNRLDKWLQIEVLACEALAETGEIPRQAAQQIREKAGFDVGRVQEIEKTTKHDVVAFVTCVGESLGKLSRYLHLGLTSSDVLDTSMALLLRDSASIIIEDIDQLLAVIRRRAFEHKETAMIGRSHGIHAEPITFGLKMALWHEEMKRNLDRIKRARDVISVGKLSGAVGTYANLSPFVEQYVCRKLGLEPAPISTQVIQRDRYAEYFTTLAIIAASIEKFAVEIRHLQRTEVLEVEEFFSKGQKGSSAMPHKRNPVLSENLTGLARLVRANAVAAMENVALWHERDISHSSVERVIAPDSNILVDFMLGRLTSVIENLVIYPENMAANLGKTRGLIFSERIMLELMRHGLSRDRAYGLVQRNAMRVWEEGGDFKEKILKDPEIREVLTPEIIDTAFDLKHHLRHLDTIFRRVFGKD; from the coding sequence ATGATTTCAAGGTATACTCGAGACAGGATGGGCCGGATCTGGACCGACCAGAACCGCCTGGACAAGTGGCTCCAGATAGAGGTCCTGGCCTGCGAGGCTCTGGCGGAAACAGGCGAGATTCCCCGGCAGGCAGCCCAACAGATAAGAGAAAAGGCCGGCTTTGATGTCGGCCGGGTTCAAGAGATCGAAAAGACCACAAAACACGATGTGGTCGCCTTTGTGACCTGTGTGGGAGAATCTCTGGGAAAGCTTTCCCGCTATCTCCACCTCGGCCTCACCTCCTCGGATGTGCTCGACACCTCGATGGCCCTGCTGCTGAGGGACTCGGCCTCCATCATCATCGAGGATATCGATCAACTGCTCGCCGTCATCCGAAGGAGGGCCTTTGAACACAAGGAGACGGCCATGATAGGCAGGTCCCATGGAATCCATGCGGAACCAATCACCTTTGGTCTCAAAATGGCTCTCTGGCACGAGGAGATGAAAAGGAACCTGGACCGAATCAAGAGGGCCAGGGACGTCATCAGTGTGGGAAAACTTTCGGGCGCAGTCGGAACCTATGCAAATCTCTCTCCCTTTGTGGAACAGTACGTCTGCCGGAAACTAGGCCTCGAGCCGGCTCCCATCTCGACCCAGGTGATTCAGAGAGACCGCTATGCGGAGTACTTTACGACCCTGGCCATCATCGCCGCCTCTATCGAGAAGTTCGCCGTAGAGATACGGCACCTCCAGCGCACCGAGGTGCTCGAGGTCGAAGAGTTCTTCTCCAAAGGCCAGAAGGGCTCATCGGCGATGCCCCATAAGAGAAACCCCGTTCTGTCGGAAAACCTCACCGGCCTGGCAAGACTCGTCCGGGCCAATGCCGTTGCAGCCATGGAGAACGTGGCCTTGTGGCACGAGCGTGATATCAGCCATTCTTCAGTGGAAAGGGTCATCGCCCCTGATTCGAACATCCTTGTCGATTTCATGCTCGGCCGCCTGACGAGTGTAATCGAGAACCTCGTCATCTACCCTGAAAACATGGCCGCCAACCTCGGAAAAACCAGAGGGCTGATCTTTTCTGAAAGAATCATGCTGGAACTGATGCGCCACGGCCTGAGCCGGGATCGGGCCTATGGTTTGGTTCAGAGGAATGCCATGCGTGTCTGGGAAGAGGGCGGGGATTTCAAGGAAAAAATCCTGAAAGATCCTGAAATTCGAGAGGTTCTCACCCCCGAGATTATCGATACCGCCTTTGATCTGAAACACCACCTCCGTCATCTGGACACTATTTTCAGGCGGGTCTTCGGAAAAGACTAG
- a CDS encoding acyl-CoA dehydrogenase family protein has protein sequence MSKELEREMLRATAKKVAGKVLASRAEEIDASGEFPWDIVEVLGKQGFLSILLPEEYGGMDGDITSFCLVIEETAKVCGASSLLILVQGVGTMPIMIAGNDEQKKKYFHRIASENNLVAFTLTEPESGSDAASLKTRAMNHGDHYTLNGRKCFITNGGVANLYSTFALTDPEKGSDGISAILVERGTPGLSSGKAENKMGMRGSNTTDVIFEDCVVPKENLLGEEGQGWEIAMKTLNMSRPAVGAQAVGIAEGALDIAINYSSERHQFGRPIAKFQGIRFMVADMATQIEAARALVYKTAAAIDSKEGDSQMLSAMAKYFASDVAMRVTTDAVQILGGYGYMKDYKVERMMRDAKLTQIYEGSNQVQRMVVAHHLFARKGDQQAG, from the coding sequence ATGAGCAAAGAATTGGAAAGGGAGATGCTCAGGGCCACGGCGAAGAAGGTCGCCGGAAAGGTGCTCGCCTCCCGTGCGGAAGAGATCGACGCCAGCGGTGAATTCCCTTGGGACATCGTGGAGGTTCTCGGAAAACAGGGTTTCCTCTCTATCCTGCTTCCCGAGGAATACGGCGGAATGGACGGAGATATCACTTCCTTCTGTCTCGTCATCGAAGAGACGGCTAAGGTCTGCGGAGCATCCTCCCTCTTGATACTCGTTCAAGGGGTCGGAACCATGCCCATCATGATCGCGGGGAACGATGAGCAGAAGAAGAAATACTTCCACCGCATCGCCTCGGAGAACAACCTGGTGGCTTTTACCCTCACGGAGCCTGAATCGGGTTCTGATGCGGCCTCTTTGAAGACGAGGGCCATGAACCACGGTGATCATTACACCCTGAACGGCCGAAAGTGCTTCATAACCAACGGGGGTGTGGCAAACCTCTATTCCACCTTCGCCCTCACAGATCCCGAAAAGGGAAGCGATGGGATCTCGGCTATTCTCGTGGAGAGAGGAACCCCCGGCCTCTCCTCGGGCAAGGCGGAAAACAAGATGGGAATGCGCGGCTCCAACACCACCGACGTGATCTTCGAAGACTGCGTCGTCCCGAAGGAGAACCTCCTCGGAGAAGAGGGACAGGGATGGGAGATCGCCATGAAGACCCTCAACATGTCCCGTCCAGCGGTTGGAGCCCAGGCCGTGGGAATAGCCGAGGGAGCGCTCGATATCGCGATAAACTACAGCAGCGAACGCCATCAGTTCGGAAGGCCTATCGCCAAGTTCCAGGGCATCCGCTTCATGGTTGCAGACATGGCCACACAGATCGAGGCTGCCCGGGCCCTGGTCTACAAGACCGCAGCGGCCATCGATTCGAAGGAGGGAGACAGCCAGATGCTCTCGGCCATGGCCAAGTATTTCGCCTCGGATGTGGCCATGCGGGTCACCACCGATGCGGTCCAGATCCTGGGCGGCTACGGGTACATGAAAGACTACAAAGTGGAACGGATGATGCGGGATGCCAAGCTGACCCAGATCTACGAGGGAAGCAACCAGGTTCAAAGAATGGTGGTAGCCCATCACCTTTTTGCAAGAAAGGGAGACCAACAAGCAGGCTGA
- a CDS encoding adenosine-specific kinase — translation MELKVERLEFPEGCNIILGQSHFIKTVEDLYEIMVGSVPTVKFGLAFCESSGDRLLRIEGNDAELKEVAEKNGLRISAGHTFFLVMREAFPINVLNAVKMCQEVCRIFCATANPVEVIVAETEQGRGVLGVIDGLSLKGVEKEGDVAWRKNLLREFKYKL, via the coding sequence ATGGAACTGAAAGTAGAGCGGCTCGAATTTCCCGAGGGGTGCAACATTATCTTGGGGCAGAGTCATTTCATCAAGACGGTGGAAGATCTCTACGAGATCATGGTCGGGTCCGTGCCGACCGTCAAGTTCGGCCTCGCTTTCTGTGAATCCTCCGGGGATCGCCTCCTCAGGATCGAAGGCAACGACGCCGAGCTCAAGGAGGTGGCGGAGAAGAACGGCCTCAGGATCTCTGCGGGCCATACCTTCTTTCTGGTCATGAGAGAGGCCTTTCCCATCAATGTGCTCAATGCCGTGAAGATGTGCCAGGAGGTGTGTCGCATCTTCTGCGCCACGGCAAACCCTGTCGAGGTGATCGTCGCCGAAACAGAACAGGGCAGGGGGGTTCTCGGAGTGATAGACGGTCTGTCCCTCAAGGGCGTCGAAAAAGAGGGAGACGTGGCCTGGAGAAAGAACCTGTTGAGGGAGTTCAAATATAAGCTGTAG
- a CDS encoding DNA internalization-related competence protein ComEC/Rec2 yields MRSHGPPPGSRSLLYWILLAYLLGAVAAAHLSLSRPVLVLLPAALVASGLFAIIQSKRGSSIVFWIVCFFWLGILAFRIRIDPPLPGNHVSNFADGNRAIVEGMLSRPPDKSIRRTRLRVRVETLVRGGRAIPCTGTILVSLPPVEDDFLRYGDRVRFSANLRHPANFNNPGGFDYERYLAARGIWTTAFVDKPERIIRVAAGVGNPFWMWLEGVRTRFRLFLGRHSTPSASPILKALVLGERGTIPERVKEDFAASGAAHIMAISGLHLGIIAFFLFQGILWILRRSETLTLRTNIFKLSALLTIPPVAFYTLVAGGRISTVRAFVMITAYFVSLIIDRPRDLYHTLALAALVITLADPAALTEASFQLSFMAVLAILFLYPRLNRLFQREEILPHKGRGLIRRFTSWGRSLFLVSLAAMIGTGPLIAYHFNRFSPLGLISNFLVIPLLGFLVVPTLLLAMVLSLCSCPLAAPLVGGAGWIVDLTATAIHELASLPWTSFRVATPTVLEIVLVYGLFAAVAHARRSPLYGAAIAVILSAGAVDAGYWIARTRFNQNLRITCLDVGQGDCALVEFPKGRRALIDGGGFYDDAFDIGRNVVAPFLWKKKIRRIDFLVLTHPDPDHLNGLKFIARTFPVGELWDSGQQSGSVSFREFMTIVRRKGIPRVSLFRGDEPRIINGVSVFPLNPAEGSSEAPGGRRRSRTNNLSLVLRLVFGNQAFLFTGDIEKETEEELAASGLDLRSRVIKVPHHGSRTSSTGVFLAAVEPDIAVISTRPRGDLRLPNPAVLERYQALGCRIFRTDRDGAVTMETDGRRLRVKTFQGGQER; encoded by the coding sequence ATGAGATCCCATGGGCCTCCACCCGGGTCTCGATCTCTTCTTTACTGGATCCTCCTTGCATATCTCCTCGGTGCGGTCGCGGCGGCGCACCTGAGTCTTTCCCGACCGGTCTTGGTGCTCCTCCCCGCGGCTCTGGTCGCCTCCGGTCTCTTCGCGATCATCCAATCGAAAAGGGGGTCTTCCATTGTCTTCTGGATCGTCTGTTTCTTCTGGCTCGGCATCCTCGCCTTCCGAATCCGGATCGATCCGCCGCTGCCTGGAAACCATGTCAGCAACTTTGCAGACGGAAACAGGGCCATCGTTGAAGGCATGCTTTCACGGCCTCCAGACAAATCAATCAGGAGAACAAGGCTCAGGGTAAGGGTCGAAACCCTGGTGAGAGGGGGCAGGGCTATCCCCTGTACAGGTACGATCCTGGTCTCCCTGCCTCCGGTGGAAGACGACTTCCTCCGGTATGGAGACCGGGTCCGCTTTTCGGCGAACCTCCGCCACCCAGCCAACTTCAACAACCCTGGCGGGTTCGACTACGAGCGCTATCTCGCCGCAAGGGGGATCTGGACAACGGCCTTCGTCGACAAACCCGAAAGGATCATCCGCGTTGCCGCCGGCGTGGGCAACCCCTTTTGGATGTGGCTGGAAGGTGTGAGAACCCGGTTCAGGCTCTTTCTCGGCCGTCATTCCACCCCCTCGGCCTCTCCCATCCTCAAGGCCCTTGTTCTGGGGGAGAGAGGTACCATACCGGAGAGGGTGAAGGAGGACTTTGCGGCGTCAGGTGCGGCCCACATCATGGCCATCTCCGGTCTCCATCTCGGAATCATCGCTTTCTTCCTCTTCCAGGGCATCTTGTGGATTCTGAGGCGGAGTGAGACGCTGACACTCAGGACCAACATCTTCAAACTCTCCGCCCTGCTGACCATTCCACCCGTCGCCTTCTACACCTTGGTGGCGGGAGGCAGAATCTCGACGGTGAGGGCCTTTGTGATGATCACCGCCTATTTTGTCTCCCTCATCATCGACCGGCCGAGGGATCTCTACCATACCCTTGCCCTGGCCGCGCTGGTGATCACCCTCGCCGACCCGGCGGCTCTCACGGAGGCCTCCTTTCAGCTTTCATTCATGGCGGTCCTGGCCATCCTCTTCCTCTATCCCAGGCTCAACCGTCTCTTCCAAAGAGAAGAGATCCTCCCTCACAAGGGCAGAGGCCTGATCCGGCGCTTCACATCGTGGGGCCGGAGCCTGTTTCTCGTTTCTCTGGCTGCCATGATCGGCACGGGGCCTCTCATCGCATACCACTTCAACAGGTTCTCCCCTCTCGGGTTGATCAGCAATTTTCTGGTCATTCCCCTCCTCGGCTTTCTCGTTGTCCCCACCTTGCTCCTGGCCATGGTCCTCTCCCTCTGTTCTTGCCCCCTCGCCGCCCCCCTGGTGGGAGGGGCAGGTTGGATCGTAGATCTCACCGCCACCGCGATCCACGAACTCGCCTCGCTGCCCTGGACCTCTTTCCGGGTGGCCACACCGACGGTCCTGGAGATTGTCCTGGTGTATGGGCTCTTCGCTGCCGTGGCCCACGCCCGCCGCTCCCCCCTTTATGGGGCCGCCATCGCCGTGATTCTCTCAGCAGGAGCCGTCGACGCCGGCTATTGGATCGCCAGGACTCGTTTCAACCAGAACCTCAGGATCACCTGCCTCGATGTCGGCCAGGGCGACTGCGCGCTGGTCGAATTCCCCAAGGGTAGGCGAGCCCTCATAGACGGCGGCGGTTTCTACGATGATGCCTTCGACATAGGCAGAAACGTGGTGGCACCCTTTCTCTGGAAAAAGAAGATCCGGAGAATCGATTTCCTGGTCTTGACCCATCCGGATCCTGACCACCTGAACGGATTGAAGTTCATTGCACGGACCTTTCCGGTGGGGGAGCTCTGGGATTCCGGGCAGCAGAGCGGCTCTGTCTCCTTTAGAGAATTCATGACCATCGTGAGGCGGAAGGGCATCCCCCGGGTCTCCCTGTTCCGAGGGGACGAACCGCGAATCATCAACGGTGTGTCCGTCTTCCCTTTGAACCCTGCAGAAGGATCGTCCGAAGCCCCGGGGGGGCGCCGGAGATCGAGAACCAACAACCTCTCACTCGTCCTTAGGCTGGTCTTCGGCAACCAGGCCTTCCTCTTCACCGGGGACATCGAGAAGGAGACGGAGGAAGAGCTTGCCGCCTCGGGGCTCGACCTCAGGAGCCGGGTGATCAAGGTTCCACACCATGGGAGCCGCACTTCCAGTACGGGGGTCTTTCTTGCAGCCGTGGAACCCGACATCGCGGTGATCAGTACAAGGCCGAGAGGCGACCTCCGTCTTCCAAACCCTGCGGTTCTTGAGCGCTACCAAGCCCTCGGCTGCAGAATCTTCAGAACCGACCGGGACGGGGCGGTCACGATGGAGACCGACGGCCGGCGATTGAGGGTCAAGACCTTCCAGGGAGGACAAGAACGCTGA
- a CDS encoding Slp family lipoprotein, whose product MGRTARQRTRSRSRVLLATGMNSLLFFFFLLFSSCTTVEKRPDAKAAYEKIPFSEIFASPQRYRGRTVRLGGVIIETTNTEEETTIEILQKPLNRRGRPKAVDETGGRFIVVFRRFLDKAVYRPDRPVTVVGEIIGSRTGLIGETTYHYPLLLGKEIHPWKGTGYSAWPFMHIGIGIGTGGGGTSGAIGIGTSF is encoded by the coding sequence ATGGGCAGGACAGCCAGGCAAAGAACCAGGAGCCGCTCTCGAGTCTTGCTCGCGACCGGAATGAATTCCCTTCTTTTCTTTTTCTTCCTCCTTTTTTCGAGCTGTACTACGGTGGAGAAGAGGCCGGACGCGAAGGCCGCCTATGAGAAGATCCCCTTTTCAGAGATCTTTGCCTCTCCGCAGAGATACAGAGGGCGCACGGTGAGGCTGGGGGGTGTGATCATAGAGACGACGAACACCGAAGAGGAGACCACAATCGAGATCCTCCAGAAACCGCTCAACCGGCGCGGCAGGCCCAAGGCAGTCGACGAGACGGGTGGGCGGTTCATAGTGGTTTTCCGGAGGTTCCTCGACAAGGCCGTCTACCGGCCCGATCGGCCCGTGACAGTCGTCGGGGAGATCATCGGAAGCAGAACAGGCCTGATAGGAGAGACCACCTATCACTATCCCCTGCTCCTTGGAAAGGAGATCCATCCCTGGAAAGGGACCGGCTATTCGGCCTGGCCTTTTATGCACATCGGCATCGGTATCGGCACCGGGGGCGGAGGGACCAGTGGTGCAATCGGAATAGGGACCTCCTTCTAG
- a CDS encoding GatB/YqeY domain-containing protein, which produces MSLKEMLNEEMKKALKQRDKARLSTIRLVRDAIEKKEIDQGRKALDDDGVVRVIGAMVRKGEEALEQFKKGGRQDLVEEESRQLEILKGFLPRQLSREEIESLISEAVQEAEAVDMRDLGKVMKILMPKVSGRADGKTVNQMVRERLSG; this is translated from the coding sequence ATGTCGCTCAAAGAGATGCTGAACGAGGAGATGAAGAAGGCGCTCAAGCAGCGGGACAAGGCCAGGCTCTCTACCATTCGTCTGGTACGGGATGCGATCGAGAAGAAGGAGATCGATCAGGGAAGAAAGGCCCTGGACGACGACGGTGTCGTCAGAGTCATCGGCGCCATGGTCCGGAAAGGCGAAGAAGCCCTGGAGCAGTTCAAGAAAGGGGGCAGGCAGGACCTGGTGGAGGAGGAAAGCCGACAACTGGAAATTCTCAAGGGCTTTTTGCCTCGTCAGCTCTCGAGGGAAGAGATCGAATCCCTGATCAGCGAGGCCGTTCAAGAGGCCGAGGCGGTCGATATGAGAGACCTCGGCAAGGTTATGAAGATACTGATGCCCAAGGTGTCTGGAAGGGCCGATGGGAAGACCGTCAACCAAATGGTGAGAGAGAGGCTCTCGGGCTAA
- a CDS encoding MBL fold metallo-hydrolase has product MRGVNIGKAVLRGITVGAFENNVYFLIDPLAGESVIIDAAAEAERILEAVRGTRVKFILQTHCHMDHVLALKETRSRTGAPVGVHPADQQAFGVSADIHLKDGQTLDLGQETIRVLHTPGHTPGGLCFLIGGHLISGDTLFKGGPGKTAGPEQFRQILESITKKIYCLPDETVCLPGHGPETTVGESKREYEVFARRKRTEPVYGDVVWLAS; this is encoded by the coding sequence ATGAGGGGTGTCAACATCGGGAAGGCCGTTCTCCGGGGGATTACGGTGGGGGCTTTCGAGAACAACGTCTATTTCCTGATCGACCCTCTGGCAGGCGAGAGTGTCATCATCGACGCGGCCGCCGAAGCAGAGAGAATCCTAGAGGCAGTGAGAGGAACCCGGGTCAAGTTTATCCTCCAGACCCACTGCCACATGGACCACGTTCTCGCCCTCAAGGAGACCAGGTCGAGGACCGGGGCTCCCGTGGGGGTTCATCCTGCCGACCAACAAGCATTCGGTGTGAGCGCGGATATCCATCTCAAAGACGGACAGACCCTCGACCTGGGCCAAGAGACGATTAGAGTCCTGCACACCCCGGGCCATACCCCGGGGGGGCTCTGCTTTCTCATCGGAGGCCATCTCATCTCAGGAGACACCCTCTTCAAGGGGGGACCCGGCAAGACCGCGGGTCCCGAGCAGTTCAGGCAGATCCTGGAGAGCATCACCAAGAAGATCTACTGTCTTCCCGATGAGACCGTCTGCCTTCCCGGACACGGTCCGGAGACGACCGTGGGTGAGTCAAAGAGGGAATACGAGGTCTTCGCAAGAAGGAAGAGAACCGAGCCTGTTTACGGCGACGTCGTGTGGCTAGCGTCCTGA
- a CDS encoding endonuclease MutS2, producing MPRTDFRIDEKSLEALEYYQVIDLLQKYTSSPTGREFCRRLRPQADVEAIKRSLSRIDELKRIEDEGESLPPVELREVRSVLGEARVAGAVLEPQALLDIAANIETCQKIKKFFTGIHVPFPCLKALIDGLTVCKEIGTEIRRCLDPDGTVRDEASPRLRQIRASLREVRTRIQKEMERILNQEDLQPVLRDRIVTQRNGRAVLLVKPEFRGRIKAVVHDYSHSRMSLFVEPISVVEMNNDLNLLLDKEREEEFRILEGLTGRVRERTEDLQRDLELLGELDLIVAKMRLGRTLQAIQPEIGEIGGTCLLQARHPLLFLRKRDETVPIDILLPRESSVLIISGANAGGKTVALKTLGLLVLMFQSGMEIPVAEGSRVSVYQKVFAEVGDEQSIGDDLSTFSAHLAHLDEIVREADSRSLVLVDEIGAGTNVTEGAALAMGALDCLKEKGAAVVVTTHLEPLKAYGYVAPGVTNVGVEFDPDTLEPRYRLSYGTSAPSRAFLVAEKMGVSREVLDRARSHQRKGEGPRAALMQKLEHLYLEAVREREQLQRLQRDTAERRDRLDGLIRRIRQRRDRILLRIEQRGMAMLKKTERELQELSRRGAPVEPGKRKPQTELREIENRLRLRFQVKPAKRRRSKPEDLRPGESVRILDLNKEGTVSRVHEGVDIAEVMVGQFKIKTSLYNLERVPDRGKSPEVPSPPVSMVSTSDEVRTEINVIGLRVDEALPVVDRFIDRALLQDLGSVTIVHGSGSGRLREAIRQYLRQHKAVRGFADGDPSRGGSGITVVQLGWESTAAGEEEIEDPPPYV from the coding sequence TTGCCAAGAACCGACTTCAGAATCGATGAAAAATCACTGGAAGCTCTGGAATACTATCAGGTCATAGATCTCCTCCAAAAGTATACCTCCTCCCCCACAGGCAGGGAATTTTGCCGCCGATTGAGACCCCAGGCGGACGTTGAAGCCATCAAGAGATCGCTCAGCCGGATCGATGAACTCAAGAGAATCGAAGACGAGGGGGAGTCTCTCCCCCCGGTCGAGCTCAGGGAGGTGCGCAGCGTCCTGGGGGAGGCCCGTGTGGCCGGCGCCGTCCTGGAACCCCAGGCCCTGCTCGATATTGCCGCCAACATAGAAACCTGCCAGAAAATCAAGAAATTCTTCACGGGTATCCACGTCCCTTTTCCCTGCCTGAAGGCTCTAATCGATGGTCTCACCGTCTGCAAGGAGATCGGCACGGAGATCCGCCGCTGTCTCGATCCTGACGGAACGGTCCGTGACGAGGCAAGCCCCCGCCTGCGGCAGATAAGAGCGAGCCTGCGGGAAGTCAGGACCAGGATCCAGAAAGAGATGGAACGGATACTCAATCAGGAGGATCTCCAGCCGGTGCTCAGAGATCGCATCGTCACACAGCGGAACGGAAGGGCGGTCCTTCTGGTAAAGCCCGAGTTCAGAGGGCGTATCAAGGCGGTGGTGCACGACTACTCCCACAGCCGGATGAGCCTGTTTGTGGAACCCATTTCCGTGGTTGAAATGAACAATGATTTGAATCTTCTTCTCGACAAGGAGAGGGAAGAGGAATTTCGCATTCTCGAGGGGTTGACCGGAAGAGTCAGGGAGAGAACCGAAGACCTGCAGCGGGATCTGGAACTCCTGGGTGAACTCGATTTGATAGTCGCCAAGATGAGACTCGGCCGCACCCTCCAGGCGATACAGCCCGAGATAGGCGAGATTGGAGGTACGTGCCTCTTGCAGGCCCGCCATCCACTCCTTTTCCTCAGGAAGAGGGACGAGACGGTGCCCATAGACATCCTCCTCCCCCGGGAAAGCTCTGTGCTGATCATAAGCGGGGCCAACGCCGGAGGCAAGACTGTGGCCCTCAAGACGCTGGGTCTCCTGGTTCTCATGTTCCAGTCGGGTATGGAGATTCCCGTGGCGGAGGGGAGCCGGGTCTCTGTCTATCAGAAGGTCTTTGCCGAAGTGGGAGACGAGCAGAGCATCGGAGACGACCTGAGCACATTCTCCGCCCATCTGGCTCACCTCGATGAGATCGTCCGGGAGGCCGATTCCCGGTCCCTGGTCCTCGTGGATGAGATCGGCGCAGGGACGAACGTGACAGAGGGAGCGGCCCTGGCCATGGGGGCGCTCGACTGCCTGAAGGAGAAAGGTGCGGCCGTGGTGGTGACGACTCACCTCGAACCTCTGAAGGCCTATGGATACGTCGCTCCTGGGGTGACCAACGTGGGAGTGGAATTCGACCCGGACACTCTCGAGCCGCGGTATCGACTCTCTTACGGCACGTCCGCTCCCAGCCGTGCTTTTCTCGTGGCGGAGAAGATGGGCGTTTCTCGGGAGGTGCTGGACAGGGCCAGAAGCCATCAGCGGAAAGGCGAAGGGCCCCGGGCCGCCCTTATGCAGAAGCTCGAGCACCTCTACCTCGAGGCGGTCCGGGAAAGAGAGCAACTCCAGAGGCTTCAAAGGGATACAGCAGAAAGGCGGGATCGGCTGGATGGATTGATTAGGCGGATCCGGCAGAGGCGGGACCGGATTCTGCTCCGAATCGAGCAGCGCGGCATGGCAATGTTGAAGAAGACCGAGAGGGAGCTCCAGGAGTTGTCCCGGAGGGGGGCACCCGTGGAACCGGGAAAGAGAAAGCCCCAGACGGAGCTGCGGGAGATCGAGAACCGGTTGCGACTCCGATTCCAGGTCAAACCCGCCAAGAGGAGACGCTCGAAGCCTGAGGACCTGAGACCCGGCGAAAGCGTGCGGATCCTCGATCTCAACAAGGAAGGGACGGTAAGCCGTGTCCATGAGGGAGTCGACATTGCCGAGGTGATGGTTGGACAGTTCAAGATCAAGACCTCCCTTTACAATCTGGAGAGGGTGCCGGACCGGGGAAAGAGTCCGGAAGTTCCTTCCCCGCCCGTGTCCATGGTGTCGACATCGGATGAAGTCCGGACAGAGATCAATGTCATCGGTTTGAGGGTCGACGAGGCTCTGCCTGTTGTGGACAGGTTTATCGATAGGGCCCTCTTGCAGGATCTCGGTTCCGTGACGATCGTCCATGGCAGCGGGTCCGGTCGTTTGAGAGAGGCTATTCGGCAGTACCTGAGACAGCACAAGGCGGTCAGGGGATTTGCAGATGGAGACCCTTCGAGGGGAGGATCCGGTATCACCGTGGTCCAACTGGGATGGGAGAGCACGGCCGCGGGTGAAGAAGAGATCGAAGACCCTCCTCCCTATGTGTAG